A window of Xiphophorus hellerii strain 12219 chromosome 7, Xiphophorus_hellerii-4.1, whole genome shotgun sequence contains these coding sequences:
- the LOC116723696 gene encoding olfactory receptor 11A1-like, which yields MFVYSIFMDGEVNETYLTLDGHVELHKYRYLYFVVTLTVYIFIVIANLTIVYVIWTHENLHEPMYVFIAALLLNSVVFSTNIYPKLLSDFLSEKQIISYSACYLQFFLYYCLGASEFSLLAAMAYDRYVSICKPLQYATIMGRNTVSIYLSLAWLVPACLIAVMVILNVNVKLCKYNINGILCNNSIYGLHCVDSKVQTVFGAVVLVLTLLFPLLFIVFTYSRIFIISYRSSKEVRKKAAQTCSPHLLVLISFSCLCAFDVIIARLGSNLTNLIRLIMTLQAVLYHPLFNPIIYGLKMKEISKQLKRLFSKAKVIHF from the coding sequence ATGTTTGTGTACAGCATATTTATGGATGGTGAAGTTAATGAAACGTATTTAACTCTAGACGGACATGTAGAGTTGCATAAATACAGGTATCTGTATTTTGTTGTCACACTGactgtgtatatttttattgttattgctaACCTGACCATTGTGTATGTTATATGGACGCATGAAAACCTCCATGAGCCCATGTACGTTTTCATCGCCGCTTTGCTTCTGAACTCTGTTGTTTTCAGCACTAACATCTATCCCAAACTGCTGTCAGATTTTCTATCAGAGAAACAGATTATATCATATTCAGCTtgttatttgcagttttttctcTACTATTGTTTGGGTGCTTCAGAGTTTTCACTGCTGGCAGCAATGGCCTACGATCGTTACGTGTCGATATGTAAACCTTTACAATATGCAACAATAATGGGGAGAAACACGGTTAGTATTTACTTGAGTTTGGCTTGGCTGGTGCCTGCTTGTCTGATTGCAGTTATGGTAATACTGAATGTGAATGTAAAGCTctgtaaatataatataaatggaattttatgtaataattcAATCTACGGTCTCCACTGTGTAGACTCGAAGGTGCAAACTGTGTTTGGTGCTGTTGTGCTGGTCTTGACTCTGTTGTTTCCTCTGCTTTTCATCGTTTTTACTTACAGCAGAATATTTATCATATCCTATCGTAGCTCTAAAGAAGTCAGAAAGAAAGCTGCTCAGACCTGCTCGCCCCACTTGCTGGTGCTGATCAGTTTCTCCTGTTTGTGTGCGTTTGATGTCATCATAGCTCGACTGGGATCCAACCTTACAAACTTAATCCGTTTAATAATGACTTTACAGGCAGTTTTGTATCATCCTCTATTTAATCCAATCATATATGGTTTAAAAATGAAGGAGATATCAAAACAATTGAAAAGGTTGTTTTCTAAAGCTAAAGTTATACACTTCTAA